Proteins encoded in a region of the Prunus persica cultivar Lovell chromosome G4, Prunus_persica_NCBIv2, whole genome shotgun sequence genome:
- the LOC18780521 gene encoding NAC transcription factor 29 translates to MEPVEQSHPHSKASVTSQVASYSLINKQSHAQAHLTHDLTQPNEPGNSLITSVSAGAELSDDESNSFNNNLKNEEDEFFDSFPPGYRFNPLDEELVVHYLKKKVLDQPLPPNRIIEVNLYRHNPEFLAEKYRKYGEAEWYFFTPRDRKYKNGSRPKRAAGSGYWKATGADKAVRSNGALVGFRKALVFYRGKPPKGDKTNWIMHEFRVKDSPVRRKRGENDMRLDNWVLCRIYKKVDKNSKRCETRNHVEDPLSPQPQIINGEGMEMEMEMEMSTIFDPMVEYDNKYSIMQNVYGVSHNGMVHSQLQAVRMNEVPSYPNIGHPQAIGARASSMPLLPDSLLESRYIDESTIHPDDLYNLKAFERSLYDTYQRQFPPVENFYPYLE, encoded by the exons ATGGAGCCTGTTGAACAAAGTCATCCGCATAGCAAGGCTTCTGTTACTTCCCAAGTGGCTTCTTATAGCCTCATCAACAAGCAATCTCATGCTCAAGCTCATCTCACTCATGATCTAACTCAACCAAACGAGCCTGGAAATTCTTTGATAACCAGTGTGTCTGCGGGCGCAGAGCTTTCGGATGATGAGTCAAATAGCTTCAATAACAATCTGAAAAATGAGGAAGATGAGTTTTTCGATTCGTTCCCGCCCGGTTATCGGTTCAACCCTCTCGATGAGGAACTTGTTGTGCATTATCTGAAGAAGAAGGTCTTGGATCAGCCCTTGCCTCCCAACCGGATCATTGAAGTTAACCTATACCGCCACAATCCGGAATTTCTTGCTG AAAAATATAGGAAATATGGAGAAGCTGAATGGTACTTTTTTACTCCGAGGGACCGGAAGTATAAAAATGGTAGTCGGCCGAAGAGAGCAGCTGGTAGTGGATACTGGAAGGCCACTGGAGCTGACAAAGCAGTTAGGTCTAATGGTGCTCTTGTTGGATTCAGAAAGGCTCTTGTGTTTTACAGAGGGAAACCTCCAAAGGGTGACAAGACCAACTGGATCATGCATGAGTTTCGAGTCAAGGATTCTCCCGTTCGAAGAAAAAGGGGGGAGAATGACATGAGG TTGGATAATTGGGTACTCTGTAGAATTTATAAGAAAGTTGATAAGAACAGCAAAAGATGTGAAACTCGAAATCATGTCGAGGATCCTCTATCCCCGCAGCCCCAGATTATAAATGGGGAAGGcatggagatggagatggagatggagatgAGCACCATTTTTGATCCTATGGTGGAGTATGACAACAAATACTCAATCATGCAAAATGTTTATGGTGTCTCACATAATGGCATGGTTCATAGCCAACTGCAAGCAGTCCGCATGAATGAAGTGCCCAGTTATCCAAATATTGGGCACCCACAAGCAATTGGTGCTAGAGCTTCATCCATGCCACTGTTGCCTGACAGTCTGCTCGAGTCTAGGTACATTGATGAATCAACTATCCATCCAGACGACTTGTACAACTTGAAGGCATTTGAAAGAAGTCTCTACGATACTTACCAAAGGCAATTCCCACCTGTAGAGAATTTTTATCCCTATCTGGAGTAG
- the LOC18781216 gene encoding cinnamoyl-CoA reductase 1, which yields MSSGAGKVVCVTGASGYIASWLVKLLLHGGYTVKASVRDPNDPTKTEHLLGLDGAQERLQLFKANLLEEGSFDSAVEGCEGVFHTASPFYHDVTDPKAELLDPAVKGTLNVLNSCAKSQSIRRVVLTSSIAAVAYNGKPRTPDVVVDETWFTDADFCKESKLWYVLSKTLAEDAAWKFVKEKGIDMVTINPAMVIGPLLQPTLNTSAAAVLNVIKGARTFPNASFGWINVKDVANAHIRAFEIPSASGRYCLVERVAHFSEVVRILQELYPGLQLPEKCADDKPFVPTYQVSKEKAKKLGVEFIPLEVSLKETVESLKEKNFVNF from the exons ATGAGCAGCGGGGCTGGTAAGGTCGTCTGCGTCACCGGTGCGTCCGGTTACATTGCTTCGTGGCTCGTGaagcttcttcttcatggCGGTTACACTGTCAAGGCCTCTGTTCGCGACCCAA ATGATCCAACTAAGACAGAGCACCTGCTCGGGCTTGATGGAGCTCAAGAGAGACTTCAACTTTTCAAAGCAAATCTATTGGAGGAAGGTTCTTTTGACTCTGCTGTTGAGGGTTGTGAAGGGGTTTTCCATACTGCTTCTCCCTTTTATCATGATGTCACAGATCCAAAG GCAGAACTACTTGACCCTGCAGTAAAGGGAACCCTTAATGTTCTTAATTCGTGTGCGAAATCCCAGTCTATCAGACGGGTGGTCTTGACATCTTCTATAGCCGCAGTTGCATATAACGGAAAACCTCGAACTCCTGATGTAGTTGTTGATGAGACTTGGTTTACCGATGCAGATTTTTGTAAGGAATCAAAG CTATGGTATGTGCTTTCAAAGACTTTGGCTGAGGACGCTGCCTGGAAATTTGTAAAGGAGAAGGGTATTGACATGGTTACAATTAACCCTGCAATGGTGATTGGTCCTCTGTTACAGCCAACACTTAATACAAGTGCTGCAGCAGTTTTGAATGTTATTAAGG GAGCTCGAACATTTCCCAATGCAAGTTTTGGATGGATTAATGTTAAAGATGTTGCCAATGCACATATTCGAGCATTTGAGATTCCTTCAGCTAGTGGCAGATATTGTTTGGTTGAGAGAGTTGCACACTTCTCGGAAGTTGTGAGAATTTTACAAGAGCTGTACCCTGGTTTGCAACTTCCAGAGAA GTGTGCGGATGATAAGCCTTTTGTGCCAACATATCAGGTGTCCAAGGAGAAGGCAAAGAAGTTAGGTGTTGAATTCATTCCGTTAGAGGTTAGCCTCAAGGAAACAGTTGAAAGCCTGAAGGAAaagaattttgtcaatttctgA